The Spiroplasma apis B31 genomic sequence CTGTATGCTTCAATTGCCATTAATGGATCTGTAGCTTTTAAAGAATAAATTATGTCATAAAATTCATACTTTTCTAAAATCTCTATATGTTCTCTAAGTGCCTCAACCATGCATTTGGGAGTTCATCCGTATTTTTCAACTAATTTCTTTGGTAAACTTCCTGAGTTTACTCCAATCCTAATAGGTATGTTCTTTTCTTTACATTTTTGTACGACTGCAATTGTGTTTTCCTCGATACCAATATTTCCAGGGTTAATTCTAATTTTTGCACATCCAGAATCAGCAGCTATCAATGCAAACTTATAATTAAAATGAATATCTGCAACTATTGGTATTGGTGATTTTTCGACTATTTCTTGAAGTGCATTTGCATCATCAATCCCAAGCACAGCAACTCTAGCAATTTGACAACCTTCTTTGTATAAGTTATTTATTTCTTCAAGCGTTGCATCCACATCGTGAGTTTTTGAGGTAGTCATTGATTGAATTACAACTTTATTATTACCACCAATTTGAATTTTCCCAACATAGACGGGCCTGGTTTCAGTTCTTTTATACATTATTAACCCCCTACAAATTATATTTTAGTTTTATCATTATCTTTAATTGCAATCTTGCTTTTAAAGTTTCATATTAATTATACACATATTAATTAAATACAAATTTTAGTTATTTTAATTTATATAGTTCAAAAAACCTTAACTACAAGGATTTTTTAGTATAATTAAAGTTATAGGAGTTGAAATAAGTGGCAGAAAGAATTACATTGCGGGACATAGTTGCAATTAATGATGCGCTAACTCATAAAAGCTATGAATCTCGTAATGAGTTTTTGACTTATGTTGATGTAATAGGTGAATATTTAGATGAAACATTTTTCAAACAAGATGCCATAATTGAGAGACTAGTACATTATTGTGAAAAGAGTGCACGTTATTTAAATATACAAATCACTAAAAACGAAAATATAAAATTAACCATAAAACATATTGCGGACTACATAAAAATTTGTAAAAAAGCATTAGAAAAAGCATTATATAGTGATCGAGATATATTCGATTTCAAAATCTTTGTTGAAATTAAAAGTATTGTTCGCTACTTCCTAGAAAAAACCTATGAATACAGCTCATTGTCTGATTATAAGACTTTGTTTGGCATAAATACAGTTGAGTTTCACCAACAAAACGAGACATTCAAATATTTGTATACTGTTTTTGATAAATTTACATATATTGCTAGGCACCTAAATGATAAATATTACAAAAATATAAAAAGTGATTATAATGAAAATGGTTTGAAATTTTTTGTAGATTTCCCAAAAGATATCGGATTTCTAACTAATAGTTTAATCGATCATGAAAAATTAACTATTTGTATCGAAACAATAACTATATCAAAAGCTTGACATTATATTAGAAGGTTAAGAAATGTATTGGAACATGATTTCGCAGACCCTAGTTTTAAGTACAATATTTCTTTTTCGATAGACTTACTATTTATAATTGTCGGTAGAATAATGATAGCGCTGAATAAATACTTAAAGCCCGAAAGACAACTAATTGAGACTTTGGAAAAACTTAAAGAAAAAGGCGAAACAGTTAAGGAATAAATATGGAACGATGACAATCTTTAAATTTAAATAATTTCAACGGACCCTTAGATCTATTGCTTCATATGATCAAGGAAAAACAATTGAATATTATGGATATCAATTTATTGGAATTATCAAATCAATATATAAAATATATTCAAAAGTGTGAAGAGCTAGATATTGAAGTTGCAAGCGAATACCTTGTGATGGCTGCATATCTTATTGAACTGAAGTCTAAATTATTAATCCCAAAGGAAGTTGTTGAGGTTGATTCAGATTATGAAGAAAATCAAAGACAAGAATTATTATCACGCTTAATGGAATATCATAAGATCAAGGAAGTAACAAGCTTTTTCAAAGAACAACAAGAGGATTCTTTAAAGGTATATAGTAAACCAAAATCTGTTTTCAAGATAACTAAAATTGATGATGATAATTTACCATTAGCGCCGAATAATATTGATATCGATAAGTTTGCAAAAATATTTTTAAAAGCTATTGAAAAAAAACAATCAACTGTAATGGAAACTAACACATTGACAAACGTAGATGTATCACCAGAAGAAATTGCTGTTGAAATAAGAAATTTTTTAGAAAAAAATAGAATAAAAAAAATAAAACTGAGTGATTTGATAGAAGAAAAACATTTCACTTTAAGAATGCTAGTTGCTACATTTCTAGCTGTTTTAGATTTAGCGTCTAAAAAAATTATTTATATTTATCAAGAAGTTGATGATGTAATAATTGATTATTTAGTTAGTGAAAGGGAATAATACCTATGGAGTTTAATAAAAAATTAGCAATTACAGAGGGGCTTCTTTTTGTTAATGGAGATGATGGTGTCTCAATAGATGATTTGAAGTTTATTTTAAACACAGAAGAAGACACTATAATCGAAAAAATACTTGACTCTTTAAAAGATAAATATAGAGGTGACGAATCCAGTGGTTTAGATATTCAAAAGTTTGCAAGAAATAAATTCAGGATGATAACCAAAAAAGAAAATGCCGAGCATTATGCTAAGTTATCTAATATTAAAACAGAAGCGAAGTTATCAACTGCAAGCATCGAAACTTTGTCTATTATTGCCTACAAAGGCCCAATATCAAAAGCTAAAGTCGAGGACATTAGAGGCGTTAATTGCGAGACAATATTTTATAAATTAAAGTTAAGAAACTTAATTGAAGAAGCGGGTAAATCATCAGACTTAGGGAAACCAATGTTGTATAAAGTTACCGATGATTTCTTAAAGTACTTTAATTTAAATAGCCTTGATGATTTACCAAAGTTAAAAGAAACAATAGAAGAAGAAAAAGATATTTTCAAAAGAGATTAGTTATATGGAACGTTTACAAA encodes the following:
- the ispG gene encoding flavodoxin-dependent (E)-4-hydroxy-3-methylbut-2-enyl-diphosphate synthase — encoded protein: MYKRTETRPVYVGKIQIGGNNKVVIQSMTTSKTHDVDATLEEINNLYKEGCQIARVAVLGIDDANALQEIVEKSPIPIVADIHFNYKFALIAADSGCAKIRINPGNIGIEENTIAVVQKCKEKNIPIRIGVNSGSLPKKLVEKYGWTPKCMVEALREHIEILEKYEFYDIIYSLKATDPLMAIEAYSLASEIWNYPVHIGITEAGSLLNGAIKSSFGIGYLLFRGIGNTIRISLSEDPVMEIKVAKRLLNSIGLFDNMVEVIACPTCGRLEFQLREVVAEIESFVENLHFPLKIAILGCVVNGPGEASHADIGIAGGKNGGIIFKKGKIFKTVSQEKLVPELKLLILDYYEEWKSKNQNSMD
- a CDS encoding segregation/condensation protein A, whose amino-acid sequence is MERWQSLNLNNFNGPLDLLLHMIKEKQLNIMDINLLELSNQYIKYIQKCEELDIEVASEYLVMAAYLIELKSKLLIPKEVVEVDSDYEENQRQELLSRLMEYHKIKEVTSFFKEQQEDSLKVYSKPKSVFKITKIDDDNLPLAPNNIDIDKFAKIFLKAIEKKQSTVMETNTLTNVDVSPEEIAVEIRNFLEKNRIKKIKLSDLIEEKHFTLRMLVATFLAVLDLASKKIIYIYQEVDDVIIDYLVSERE
- the scpB gene encoding SMC-Scp complex subunit ScpB — translated: MEFNKKLAITEGLLFVNGDDGVSIDDLKFILNTEEDTIIEKILDSLKDKYRGDESSGLDIQKFARNKFRMITKKENAEHYAKLSNIKTEAKLSTASIETLSIIAYKGPISKAKVEDIRGVNCETIFYKLKLRNLIEEAGKSSDLGKPMLYKVTDDFLKYFNLNSLDDLPKLKETIEEEKDIFKRD